The Drosophila teissieri strain GT53w unplaced genomic scaffold, Prin_Dtei_1.1 Segkk57_quiver_pilon_scaf, whole genome shotgun sequence genomic sequence GATCTGATCAGCTggcttttaaattatattacattttttggtaatatttttgttggcataacgtttttattgtttactAGTCATTTGGGAAGTGCGTCTGGTTGGTTTTTAGGCAAATACCGGGCACAGGAGTGAGTTTGGAAATCGGGAGTTGCGCACTTGCTTGGCCACgagggcaaacaaaaagcgcaaACACGCGACCCTCGGCCACGCGTAGTCCTGGTCCCAGGGATCGGACGTAATGTTATCCTTTGGCCGCCAGTGCCACGAAATAAATTCGGCGGGAAAGGGCAGCGGATTCCGGGAACAACTGCCAGCCAGTCCTCGGTGTTTTGCGCGCTGGCAAAAATCCAGATACATTTTTAGGGAACCATAAACGGGTCGGGGAAATAGCCTCTGCGCCGAAGAAACGTTTTCATCAACAGTTTACATATACTGTATACAGTTTTTATGTCTTTATGATTATTGCAATTAGAGAGAGATCGGCTGAGAGTCGCGCCCTCTCGCTCTGCGCACTCATAGGTAGGCACCTCATGGCCGTAATTACTGCAGCAGCGTCTCAAGGTCGCCGAGGAGGAGAAGTGCGCGGGTGGATAAGTCGCGATGATAATGGGCGCGATGGGTAGGTAATAAGCCACGCAGCAGGTAGGCCCCGTACGGATAAAGTTGCCAGGACCTCGGATAATTTCCCCTCTCCGTGCCTGCAAGGCCATTTCCCCAGAGGGGTGGCTGCGAACAGCAGGCGGCAAAGTGTCATGCGCAGGGATATTTATGCGCTATAACAGCGAGCGTGTGCCGAGAGCTCTCAGATTTTGCTATATATGCAGGATCTGTCGCAGGACCAGCACATTCGCAAACTCACCAGCGTTGCGTGCACATCGAGAGTTAGAGAAGCAATCTAGCAATACACATCCGAGATGGCCACCACAAACAGCCAGAGCCACTACAGCTACGCCGACAACATGAACATGTACAACATGTATCACCCCCACAGTCTGCCGCCCACCTACTACGAAAACTCAGGCTGCAACACCTACTATCAGAACAGCTCCACTTACCAGAGCTATCAGGGCTACTATCCCCAGGAGAGTTACTCGGAGAGCTGCTACTACTACAACAACCAGGAGCAGGTGACCACCCAGACTGTACCGCCCGTgccagccaccaccaccaccccgcTGCCCAAGGCCGCCAAGCGTAAGGCCGAAGAAGACGCTGCTTCCATAATCGCCGCCGTGGAGGAGCGACCCCAGCACACTGAGGGCCCTGCTCACTAACCCCGTGAAAAAGCTGAAGTACACCCCCGACTACTTCTACACCACAGTCGAGCAGGTGAAGAAGGCCCCCGCCGTCATCTCTAAGGTCGCCGCCAGCCCCGCCCCCAGCTTCGAACAAGAGTACGTGGCTGTGCCCACGCCCAGCGCCTCCGAGGATGTTGACTACTTGGACGTCTACTCGCCCCAGTCCCAAACGCAGAAACTGAAGAATGGCGACTTTGCCACCCCTCCACCAACCACGCCCACCACTCTTCCGCCCGTCGAAGGCATCAGCACGCCACCCCAATCGCCGGGGGAGAAATCCTCGTCAGCTGTCGGCCAGGAGATCAATCATCGAATTGTGACAGCCCCGAATGGAGCCGGCGATTTCAATTGGTCGCACATCGAGGAGACTTTGGCATCAGGTAGGCGTCACACATGATTAGCAACCCCTAAAAATACACctataaaatattgaaaatatgtttttgtatatatttttgatattttcaaacGATTCACAGGTTAAAAAGTCATGAACTGaccaatgttttttttgtttatgcttACAGATTGCAAAGACTCAAAACGCACCCGTCAGACGTACACCCGCTACCAGACCCTGGAGCTCGAGAAGGAGTTCCACTTCAATAGATACATCACCCGGCGTCGACGCATCGATATCGCCAATGCCCTGAGCCTGAGCGAAAGGCAGATCAAGATCTGGTTCCAGAACCGACGCATGAAGTCGAAGAAGGATCGCACGCTGGAGAGCTCCCCGGAGCATTGTGGTGCTGGTTACTCCGCGTTGCTGCCGCCACTGGAGGCCACAACCACCGCCAGCACCGGGACACCATCAGTGGCAGTGCCCAtgtaccaccaccaccaaaccACCTCCGCCTATCCCGCTTACAGCCACAGCCACGGTCACGGTCACAGTCATGGTTATGGTCTGCTCAATGATTACCCTCAGCAGCAGACCCACCAGCAGTACGATGCCTACCCGCAGCAGTACCAACAGCAGTGCAGCTACCAGCAACATCCACAGGACCTCTACCATCTATCCTGAGGTCCGCTGATGCTCAGATACTCTCTTCCCCAGAGCGAAACCAAAAGCCGTACCGCCACGAAACCGAAGCGCACTTCTCTCGACCATTTGTTGGTGACACGCAAATGACACAGCCGAGAACGAAGCTGCGACACGATGAGTTGCACAGTAGAGGGCGCACTCCCTACTGTGCCCAGGACATTTTGGGCACAAGGACGAGTGCGCATGTGCAAAAGGCAGAGGCAAGACAGCGCAAAGGAAAAGGAGCCTTGCTGCGCGCGGAACCCAGTGGCTGGCCATGATGGGTTCTTAGCGATCGATTAGCTGCGGCTAAACAAAAGCCCAACACACTCAGCTGGGAGTGATAATGCCAAAAGACTTGGAGACTGACACATGTTTTTGTACAGATATCAGTTATGATAAGCCTATCATATAgttcttatttaaaaatatatagtaaatcGATCCAATTTAAGCAAATCAAGTTGAACAATAATTTGGGAATCTGTGTTACGCAATGTGGGGCATGCGCAATTCGACCgctaaacaagagagaaccgCTATAGGTGAGTTCCTCgatatcagatacccgttactcagctggtatGAGCGCCAACGCGAAAGTTCAATATTATTTTGGCATATCAGataaaaaattggcaaaaaaaaaagttaaggTTAAGCGGCTCGTGAGCATTAGAGTATGCCTGGCCAAAATAAGTCTAAATCTCTGGAATATGCATGtctgaaatctcgacgttcatacggactaTTGCTCCtgaagaatataaatatatactttatatggtcggaaccCTTCCTCTTACCAGTTACATCcattttaacgaatctagtacacccttttactctacgagtaacgggtataattcAACTGATTTGGAATGATATGTAATCGATTGCTACGACCCTAATAAcattcaaaaatgtttggccGCAAAAATTTAACTTCTGGTTATTTACATACTgtgtaatatataaaatggcAGCAGTTAAAAgctgttttatatattaagtCTAAAACCTAACCTTTAAATGGAACTAGTGTTATAGTACTGGCAACCTGCAAAAATGTTTCGCTGAGAAGCTTACGAGAtctcttgatttattttcgatAAATAGCACATGTTCG encodes the following:
- the LOC122625701 gene encoding LOW QUALITY PROTEIN: segmentation protein fushi tarazu-like (The sequence of the model RefSeq protein was modified relative to this genomic sequence to represent the inferred CDS: deleted 1 base in 1 codon) — its product is MATTNSQSHYSYADNMNMYNMYHPHSLPPTYYENSGCNTYYQNSSTYQSYQGYYPQESYSESCYYYNNQEQVTTQTVPPVPATTTTPLPKAAKRKAEEDAASIIAAVEERPSTLRALLTNPVKKLKYTPDYFYTTVEQVKKAPAVISKVAASPAPSFEQEYVAVPTPSASEDVDYLDVYSPQSQTQKLKNGDFATPPPTTPTTLPPVEGISTPPQSPGEKSSSAVGQEINHRIVTAPNGAGDFNWSHIEETLASDCKDSKRTRQTYTRYQTLELEKEFHFNRYITRRRRIDIANALSLSERQIKIWFQNRRMKSKKDRTLESSPEHCGAGYSALLPPLEATTTASTGTPSVAVPMYHHHQTTSAYPAYSHSHGHGHSHGYGLLNDYPQQQTHQQYDAYPQQYQQQCSYQQHPQDLYHLS